A section of the Luteolibacter rhizosphaerae genome encodes:
- a CDS encoding SMI1/KNR4 family protein — MSEWHKCIVEFHKVDNPDDPDSLILGSPATAASIAEFEKAIGYAMPDEFKQLYAEYDGFGTSRGGETLWFFLPISKLPEHTSDVRDWFQETHPEIAKRFVPFVDWGNADASGYVFSETGTLLPGIFIFEHESYEFEKDQDWEEFLVPVDTSIRVFLTE, encoded by the coding sequence ATGTCCGAATGGCACAAGTGCATCGTTGAGTTTCACAAAGTCGACAACCCCGACGATCCGGATTCCCTCATTCTGGGTTCTCCCGCCACGGCAGCTTCCATCGCCGAGTTCGAGAAGGCGATCGGTTACGCGATGCCCGATGAGTTCAAGCAGCTTTATGCGGAATACGACGGTTTCGGAACATCACGCGGCGGCGAGACCCTTTGGTTTTTCCTGCCGATTTCGAAGCTGCCGGAACACACGTCCGACGTCAGAGATTGGTTCCAAGAGACGCACCCCGAGATCGCCAAGCGCTTCGTGCCGTTTGTCGATTGGGGCAACGCTGACGCCAGCGGATACGTTTTCTCGGAGACCGGCACGCTATTGCCCGGGATCTTCATTTTCGAGCACGAGAGCTACGAATTTGAGAAGGATCAGGATTGGGAGGAGTTCCTGGTTCCGGTCGACACCTCGATTCGCGTCTTCCTCACCGAATGA